The Terriglobus roseus region TCGGAGACCGCGTCGTGGTTCCATTCACCATTGCGTGCGGGAGCTGCCAGCCATGTAACGATCAACTGTGGTCCTGCTGCGACAACTCCAATCCCAATGCCTGGATTGCGGAAAAGATGATGGGCTACAGCCCGTCCGGACTATTCGGTTACACGCACATGCTGGGTGGCTATAGCGGCGGACAGGCGCAGTATGCTCGCGTGCCCTATGCCGATGTTGGTCCCCTCAAAATACCGGAAGGCATCCCAGACGAGAAGGTGGTCTTCCTATCAGACATCTTCCCAACTGGTTATATGGGTGCAGAAAACTGCAATATCCGCCCGGGAGACACCGTCGCCGTATGGGGTTGCGGCCCCGTCGCGCAGTTTGCGATTCGCAGTTGCTTCCTGCTCGGCGCTGGACGGGTGATCGCCATCGACCGCGTACCAGAACGGCTGGAGATGGCGCGCGCAGCCGGTGCAGAGACATTGAACTTCGATCAGGACGACGTGCTAGACGCCTTGCACGACATGACCGGCAATCGCGGTCCTGACGCCTGCATGGATGTGGTGGGCCTGGAAGCGTCAGGTCATGGCGCAATGTATGCCCTCGATCGGGCGAAGCAGATGGCACGCATTGAGACGGATCGTCCCACGGTGCTTCGTCAGGTCATCATGGCGTGCAAGAAAGGTGGAACGATCTCGATTCCCGGCGTCTACGGGGGCTTCGTCGACAAAATCCCGATGGGTGCTTATATGAACAAGGCCATCACCATGAAGACAGGCCAGACGCACATGATGCGTTACATGGGACCACTGCTTGAACGTATTCAACGGGGTGAGATTGACCCGTCGTTCGTCATCAGCCACACATTGCCGTTGGATCGCGCGCCAGAAGCCTACCGCATGTTCCGCGACAAGCTGGATCGTTGCACGAAGATCGTCTTGAAACCGTGGGAACAGACAACAGCCGCCTAGCGCGGCCAGGTGAGAGGAAACGTATGAACACGACACAATCAGGAAATAGTCTCGCCGTTGTTCCGAAGGTGATCAGTCCTACGGTGCACGGGGTCATTGACTACTGTCATGCTGCTTTCTTCTTCACGGTAGGCGGGCTCTCGGCTCGGGCTCGAAACAAGGGCGCCGCTCGAGCCGCGTTCGCCACGGGTGGCTTCATCCTTGTGCAGTCCTGTTGACCGACTATCGCTTTGGCGCCAAACCAGTCTTCTCGTTTGAGACCCACGGCAAAATGGACACCGTCTTTGCCGCAAGCTCCTGGATGCTGCCGCTGCTCTTCGGCTTTAAAGACACAGCCGCGGCGAAAATTTTCGAGGGCAATTCACTTGTAGAAGCTTGCGTGGTGGCCGCTACAGACTGGAGCAGCGAACGGGCCCACAGGGGAGCGAGTGGTCGCCTAGATCGCGCCGAACGCGAGGCTTCAACAGCTTACAAAGGGAATAAGAAGAGGAGTACGTATGGGAATTTTCGGGTTTGGTACAAAGCATCGGCTCAGCGGTAAACGCATCGCCATTCTTGCCACGCAAGGGGTCGAACAAGTCGAACTTACCAGCCCCGAAAGGCCTTGGAGAAGGCCGGCGCTATTGTGGAATTGGTGTCGCCGCAGAAGCTCGTAAAGGGCGGAAAGATCAAGGCGTGGAACCTCGTCAAATGGGGCGACTCATTCAAGATCGACGTGGACCTATCGGGTGCCAAGGTCTGTTCCTATGATGGGCTGCACCTGCCGGGTGGCGTGATCAATCCAGACATTCTGAGGACGGACACGGATTCGGTCGATTTCGTTCGCAGCTTCTTCGAAGCAGGCAAGCCTATCTCCTCGATCTGTCATGGCCCCTGGATGTTGATTGAAGCTGACGTAGTTCGGGGAAGAACCTTAACGTCTTGGCCATCATTGAAAACGGATATTCGAAACGCCGGTGCAAATTGGGTGAACGAGGAAGTTGTAGAAGACCGGAAGCTGGTCACAAGCCGAAGTCCGAAGGATCTTCGTGCATTCGACAAGAAGATCGTAGACCTCTTCGCGAGTGTCGCTGGTCCAGCAGAAGGTCAGCAGGCCGACGGCTAACTTCATCGCGAACCGGCGACTACGTTGCGGGATGGAACTCGCCGCACGAGACACAGAGGCTCGCCTTTCGGCATTCACGCCTGTGCACCGAGCTGCGCTGAGTCACGGTCATCTGCCCTGGCTAGAAAGCGGGAGAGTCATCATGAGAGCAACAGGACAAGCAATCGCTCGCACCACCAAACTTCCATCAGGGGATGTTCTGCCCATACTTGGGCAAGGCACGTGGCATTTCGGAGCAATTCCAGGGCGGCGCAAGGATGAGATCGCGGCATTGCGCACCGGGCTCGATCTCGGCATGAGCCTCGTCGACACGGCCGAAATGTACGGCGATGGAGCAGCCGAGGAACTAGTTGGTGAGGCAATCGCCGGACGCCGTGGTGAGGTTTTCCTCGTCAGCAAGGTACTACCGCAGAATGCTTCGCGGAACGGCACCGTCGCCGCTTGCGAGCGCAGCCTGAGCCGCCTCCACACAGATAGGCTGGACCTATACCTTCTCCACTGGAGAAGCAGCTACTCGCTTAAGGAAACGATTGAGGCCTTCCAGGCTCTCTTGCAGGCGGGCAAGATTCGATGCTGGGGTGTCAGCAACTTCGATGTTTCCGACATGGAGGAGTTGGCCGGTCTTTCTGGCGGGTCCGATGTTTCAACGAACCAGGTGCTTTACAACCTCACCCGTCGCGGCATCGAGTTTGATTTGCTGCCTTGGTGTCACCAGCGCACTATGCCGGTCATGGCCTATTCACCAATCGAGCAAGGACGGATGCTGGGTCATCCCGAACTGCAAAAGGTGGCTGAGCGACACAGCGCCACCCCGGCCCAGGTAGCTCTCGCCTGGATACTCCGTGACAAAGAGGTCATCGCGATCCCACGTGCTGGCGAGCCAAGTCACGTCCGCGAAAACCGCGGGGCAGTTGACTTGCGCCTGTCAGAGAAAGATCTAGAAGAACTTGACCGAGCGTTCCCGCCGCCCCGGCGAAAGGTTCAGCTCGAGATGTTGTGAAGCGATGCCCGTATGATGCAAACACGAGACCGAAGCATCCAACCTAGCATTGGAGGGGCGATTGATCAGCGGCGATCCCAGTAAAGGTCTCGTGCAGGTGCGCGGAGCTCGAGAACACAATCTGCGCAACGTGGACCTGGACATTCCGCGTGATGCACTGGTCGTGTTCACCGGCGTTTCAGGCTCGGGCAAGTCCTCTCTCGCGTTTGGAACACTGTACGCCGAAGCGCAACGACGGTACCTCGAGTCGGTGTCGCCCTATGCCCGCCGACTGTTTCATCAGTTGACTGTTCCGGCGGTTGACTCGATCAATGGGCTGCCGCCTGCTGTGGCTTTACAACAACAACGGGGCGCACCAACGACGCGATCGTCCGTCGGTTCGGTCACAACCCTCTCGAATCTCTTGCGCATGCTCTATTCAAGGGCGGGCGATTATCCAAGCAATCAACCTCTCCTGTACGCAGAGTCCTTTTCTCCGAACACGCCTGAGGGTGCCTGCCCGAAGTGCCACGGGCTTGGGCGGATCTATGAAGTCACCGAACAGTCGATGGTGCCAGACCCATCGCTCACGATTCGAGAGCGCGCTATTGCGGCTTGGCCAACCGCTTGGGGTGGCCAGAATCAGCGCGACATACTCGTCTCGCTTGGATACGACGTGGACAAGCCGTGGCGAGAGCTATCCGGAAAGGACCGAGACTGGATCCTGTTCACGGAAGACCAGCCGCAGGTGCCTGTATATCCGGGCTTCACTCCTGAGGAAACAGCTAAGGCCGTCCGCCGCAAACTGGAACCCGGATACATGGGCACGTTCACCAGTGCCAAGCGCCACGTCTTCAGCACGTTCTCACAGACCCACAGCGCGATGATGAAGAAGCGGGTCAGCCAGTTCATGGTCGCCACGGACTGCCCGGTGTGCCACGGCAAGCGCCTTCGCGGTGAATCGTTATCTGTAAAGTTCGCTGGGCACGACATCGCGGAGATCGCCTCACTCCCACTCAAGCGTCTTCATTCCGTTCTCCAGCCATTTGCAAAGTCTGGGGGGAACGCGCACCAGTCCAACCCTGAAAAGACAGAAGTCACAAAGCGCATTACGGGCGAACTCACCGAGCGGCTCTTGGTTCTGCTCGACCTGGGTCTCGGCTATCTTTCCCTCGAACGCAGCACACCGACCCTGAGTCCGGGAGAACTGCAGCGTCTCCGACTTGCGACACAGTTGCATTCCAACCTGTTTGGTGTGGTCTACGTGCTCGACGAACCGTCGGCAGGTTTGCACCCGGCCGATACGAGGGCCTTGCTTGATGCACTCGACGTACTCAAGAAAAGCGGAAACTCACTCTTCGTAGTGGAACACGAGTTGGAGGTCATTCGCCGCGCCGATTGGATCGTGGACGTTGGCCCGGGTGCTGGAGAGAAAGGCGGTCAGGTTCTCTACTCCGGTCCTTTGCCAGGACTCCGTCACATCGGTGCTTCGGAGACAGCCCGGCACGTCTTCTCCGCCGCCACGACGATTCCGAGGATGCGACAAGAGCCGAAAGGCTGGCTAGAGTTGAAGGGCATCACCCGTAACAACCTCCAGAATCTGGAGGCGCGGTTTCCTATCGGCGTCTTCACTTCCGTCACAGGCGTCTCGGGATCTGGAAAGTCCACGCTGGTCTCACAGGCATTGGTCGAACTCGTTGCGCGAGATCTCGGGCAAAACGTGCCTACCGAAGACGAAGAAGCGGATGCGCTCGAAGACCGTCCCGCTAAGGCAACGGAAGGCAAGATCGCCGGAGGTCTGGAGCACATCCGCCGTCTCGTTGTGGTGGACCAAAAGCCGATAGGCCGGACGCCGCGCTCCAACATGGCGACGTACACCGGCCTCTTCGACCACGTGCGGAAGCTCTTCGCTTCCACAAAGCTTGCGCGGTCTCGCAAGTATGACGCGGGGCGCTTCTCGTTCAACGTTGCCAAGGGACGTTGCGAGACATGCTCGGGGGAGGGATTCGTTTGCGTGGAGCTTCTCTTTCTCCCTAGCGTGTACAGCCCTTGTCCTGTCTGCCATGGCGCACGCTTCAATCAGAAGACTCTCGAAGTGCGGTACCGGGAGAAAAACATCGCGGACATACTTGGGATGACCGTAGAAACGGCAGCGGAATTCTTTGCTGATGAGCCTGCGATTTCGCGATCACTTCAGGTTCTGTTGGATGTCGGACTCGGCTATTTACGCCTTGGACAAGCGGCCACGGAGCTTTCCGGCGGCGAGGCGCAACGAGTCAAGCTCGCCACGGAACTGCAGCGCATTCAGCGTGGTCAGACGCTCTACATATTGGATGAACCCACGACCGGACTGCACCCTTCCGACGTAGAGCGTCTACAGCGTCAACTGAACCAACTCGTGGAGGCTGGCAACACGGTGATCGTGGTCGAACACGACATGCAGATCGTCGCGAGCAGTGACTGGGTAATCGACGTGGGGCCGGGCGCAGGCGATGAGGGTGGAAGGATCGTCGCGGAGGGGCCACCTGAGGTGGTTGCCAACGCCAAAGGAAGCAAGACCGCTCATTATTTGCACGACCATATGAAACCAAACACTTGAAATTACCTAGACTCCTGTCTTACAGCCATTCTCAATGGGACCGCTTCAAAACATCTACCTGATTCGTTATGCAGGCAGAGACCGACGTTCAGAGGCTGAATCGCAACGACGGTGCGGAACGATCTTTAGGGATCCTTCTCCTCGCTTCAGCCAACTAAGCGCATGGTACAGGTAGAAACTTTGGGCGTAACGCTAGGAAATACGGCTTGTGTCCAGTGGCGACAGCAAAGCACCGACAATCTCAAATCGGATGGTGCAAGAGCAGAAGTCGCATTCAACCTCGTTGACACCCTTGGGTGGGCTTGTGACAGGGAAGGTCCGAAGACAATCCGTGCATGTGACCACAACGGCTTCGTTGCTGTTCTTGACCCAAACGGCCGCCTTCTGGGGCTTGCCCACCTTGGGTCGCGTTGGCAACTCGCACAAGAAATCTTCGATCTTGGCGAATAGATCTTGCGGCTTGTACTGACCCTTTGGAAAGAATGCATCGGCGAGCACGCTTTCCGGGACTGTTAGCCCAGTGAACTCCCCCGAAATCACGATGACTGGTATGGACGGAAATCTGCGGCGAACCACCGATAGGAACTCAAATCCGTTCATATTCGGCATGCGCAGGTCCGAGATGATGACGTCGGGCAACGATCTCTTCAGTGCAGCGAGGCCTTGGAAGCCATCTTCCGCGCCCAGGACCTCGTATCCCTTCGATTCGAGCATGTGACGCGCTACTTCACGTAGCGCGGGATCGTCTTCCACGACCAGAATCCTGTATGGGAATGAAGCTGAAGACATGTGTGCTCTTTCGTGGAAGGAGGGGGACCCTACAGCATGATGATAGTCCGTCGTCCTTGAGAGGCTTCCTCTGTGTCGCTTGGGATCTTCCATACTGGTTCTGCGGGGTTAGATGGCTCGAGCCAAGCCTACTTACCATTTCAATCGTTCACCGCGGGACATTCAGACGGTCGTTATTGACTGTCTAGACGCTTACATAGTACATTCCATCTATGCCGAGGCCTCGCAGCGATGACAAGCGGAAGCGAATTCTCAATGCGGCAACGCGCGTCATTGTCACACAGGGACTCAGCGCACCCACGATGGGCATCGCTAAAGAAGCTGGCATCGCGAACGGCTCCCTTTTTACCTATTTCGAGACAAAGTCGGAACTTTTCAATCAGCTGTACCTGGAGTTGAAGCAGGAAATGGCATCAGTCGCCATGAAGGACTTCCCGACAGAGGCTGATCTTCAAGAGCAGTTCTTCCACATCTGGCGAAATTGGGGTAACTGGGCGGTTCGCTCTCCCGAGAAAAGGAAAGCACTCGCCCAACTCACTGTGTCGGAGGAGATTACGTCAGAGACCCGGATCGCTGGGCACAGGCTGATGTCTTCCATTGGTGAGCTGCTGGAACGCATCCGCAGCGCCGGCCCCATGCGCAAGGTTCCCATGAGCTTTGTTATCGCACTCATGAACTCGGTTGCGGACGCAACGATGGACCAGATGATTCAAGATCCGAAGCATGCAAAGACGCACTGCAAGAATGGGGTGGAAGCTTTGTGGAGAATGCTCGCTTAGTTGCTGTGTACGTAGATGACTGTCCAGACAGAGTTCTAACAGGTCAAGCAACTTCATGAACGATAAACACCATGTAACGACAGGAGTGATTCCATGAAAATGTCCAACAATACGGTACTGATCACCGGTGGCACCAGCGGCATCGGCTACGCACTCGCTGAACTGTTCCTCAAGCGTGGGAATACAGTTCTCATCACTGGAAGGACAGAAGAGAATTTGGCTATAGCTCGCCAGTCACTGCCTGGCGTTCTCACTTATCGCAGCGATGTGGGTGATCCCGCAGCAATCAGGCAGCTCTATGCGGACGTGGCCGCCGCGTTTCCGAACATCAATGTCCTCATCAATAACGCAGGGATTGGTTTGAAGCGTAACTTGAACGACACGACGGTCCCACTCGAGGATTTGAACAGAGAAATCGCAACGAACCTGACAGGTCCCATTCAGATGATTCAGCAGTTCCTGCCCCTGCTCAAACGCCAGCAAACCGCTGCGATCGTAAACGTCAGTTCGGGTCTCGCGTTTGTTCCCTTGGCGGTGAAGCCGATCTACTGCGCGACCAAGTCGGCCATGCACTCGTACACGCAGACTCTTCGTGTGCAGTTGAAAAATTCATCGGTCAAGGTCATTGAGCTTGCGCCACCCGCGGTGAAGACCAACTTCAACAAGGGGCAGGAGGAATTGAATTCATCCTCAGCCATGGACGTTAACAAATTCGCCCATGAGTCGATGCGCGGCTTGGAGAAAGGGCGACAAGAAATACTCCCGGGGCTAAGCCGTATGGCACGCCTGCTAGGGCGCTTGGCCCCTCAGGCAGTCTTTATGAAGGCCGAGGCCGAGCAAATGGTCGCGGAAGGAGAAAGGCTCTCATGGAGCACGCGCTAGTACGTCACAGATATCCGTATCGACAAACGCCGTTAGCGTCAGTTGGAGATCGCTCCCCCCAAACCGACATATCGGTAGTGCGCGTCACCTGATCTCGTGCGCCCTGAAATCTTCCCTCTGAACTTAGAGGATCGGAGGAGCTCGGACTTGGAGATGAACGTTTGACTCGTTAAAGATTCGCTTGAAGACCACATGCTTCAGGCGAGAGTTCTTCTGAACCAGATCACGCACGACAATTTATCGTCCCTCTGAAGCCCAGTCGAGCACTTTCGTTATGGATGATCTTGGCCATAATTCGGTATTACCGGGAGAACCTATTCCTACTCTGAGTAATGAAACGCAGTTGTCGTCGTGAGTAGGGCAAGCCGTTAGCTTGCCCCTGCGTTCTGACCTCTGAAATCGTCGATGACGGGCATCAGCGCTAGCGCGAGGAGCAGGATCGCGAGAGGAAGCGTGAAGAGGAACCCGGCGTGCTTGAACCCCACCGCTCCGATGACGCCGCCTGCAAAAAATAGGGCGATCAATGAAGTCAGCAGATTCAAGGTTGCGAGTTCCTCTGTGACATTCACATCAGGATGCGAAGAGGCTGACGAGATTCGGCCGATGGCGATACCGATGTCAGTGACCATTCCCGTCAGGTGCGTGGTGCGGATAACCGAACCAGAGATCTTCGTGATCATGGCGTTCTGAAGTCCCATCGTAAAGCAAAGCAGGATAACGGTTCCGAGGCTGCGAGAACCGGTAAACTGTTTCCCTGTAAAGCCGAAGACCGTCATAAGGACGGCTTCGGAGAGCAATGGCAGGGCGTATTGGCTGTAAAGAGCGCGGCTTTTTCCCCAGCGAATCAGTACGGTACTGCCATAGGCTCCGCAGAAGAACGCGAGTACGGCAGCGAAGCTATCCCACACCAACGAGAGGTTTCCGCTAGCCAGATTGTCAGCAGCAGCCGACACGATGCCGGACATATGCGAGGTGTATTGGTGCACGGCTAAAAAGCCTCCGGCGTTGGTAGCGCCCGCGATCAAGGCGAGATAGCGCGCAAGGTGGCGATTCGCTGCGTCGGAACGCGTCGTACTTGTTAACCGGCGAAGGTAATGAAGAGGCATATACCATCTTCGCAGTTTCGCTCACTCCGCCCTTCTACATGACGTGTGGAACGCCGTTCTCGGAAGCAGCGCCACAGATACCAAAGAGAGAAGGCGCACTGAAGGGGACCTAGCCTGTTACAGACCTCAATCTCACTTCGAAGGCTTCGTGAGGTCGGTCAGAACATTCATCGCTCGCTCGAACGGTTTGCAGTCGCCTGTGGCCGCATGAAGGATCAACGATCCCTGCACCCTCGAAATCCAATCCTCAGCGAATTGACGTGCCTTCAACTCAGTCATGCCGCCCTCACGGGCAAGATGGGCCACGGCGTCCGTCCAATTGGCGAAAATCTCTCTCGCGAGTTTCTTACCAGCGGGGCCGATCTCTGAAACGGCAAGCCTTCCCAGGACACATGGGTTCTTACCACTGGCATAAAGCTGGTCAAGTGCGGCGACTATCTTTCTTACTCGCGTTTTCAGTGGTTCGCTGGACTTCGCCACGTCAGCGACCGCCGTCTGAATGAATGTCCTGCCCTGTTCGAGAACGGCTTCTGCCATCTGCTCCTTCCCTCGCGGGAAGTGATGGTAAAGGCTTGATTTTCCAAGACCCGTCGCCTGCGACAGGTCTGCCAGAGATGCGCCTTCATACCCTCGGTCTTGAAAGACTACGAAGAGACGTCCAACGATTTCGGCCTTCTCTTTCGCGTCTAGGGCTGCAGGCATGCGTACATCCTCCGTACAGATCGTTCGTTCTTTACATATCGTAAGCGATGGAAAGGAGACATGCCCTCTCAATCGCTGGAGGGCGAGTTCCTAGGTGGTTGATTCTTCGGCAATGAATTGCTCGTACTCGGCCGCAGACAGCGTTTCACCTGCCGTAGCGTCTTTCACGGCAACTTTGATGATCCAGGTGTCATTGGCATCCTGGTTGAGTAGCTCTGGCTTCGTCTTCAGCGCTTCGTTGATCGCGGCGACCTCGCCTGAGACAGGCGAGAAGACATCGGTCACTGATTTCACGCTCTCGATGGAGCCAAATGCGGTGTCGGGTTGAACGGTCTGTCCCACATTCGGCAGCTCGACAAACTTGATGTCACCAAGGGTGTCTTGTGCGTACTCCGTGGTGCCAACGGACGCGGTTTGTCCTTCGAGGAGTACCCATTGGTGAGACTTGGTATACCGGTAGTTCGCGGGATAGCTCATGATGCGTCTTCCTTTCCGTGATGGTAGTTGCGCCAAAGGCGCGATTAGAGTCAGCTGTGCTTCAGCTTCCGCCTGTGACAGCGTTACGCGATGCGGCTTGCGAGGACCTTCACACGTTCACGGCCGTCGCCGAGAAGCCCATCCATCTGTGCGGTCACCGCAGCGCGGACATGCTCGGGAGCTGTCTCCAGACGACCAGCGTTGAACGGCGGCGCGGGAGCATATTCAAGCCCTAACTGGACACACTGAGCGACATCCGGTCCACGAAGCTCAGCGATGAGCCTCAGCGCAAAATCCGCGCCAGCCGTCACTCCTCCTCCTCCGGTCAGCACATTACCGTCGTGCACGACGCGTGCCGAATCAGGTACAGCCCCGAACTCTGAAAGCATGTCTCGCCATGCCCAGTGACAGGCCGCGTGTCGACCTTTCAGCAGACCCGCCGCCCCAGAATGAGCGACCCTGAGCAAACGGAAGTCACGTACTCAGCAGTTTGAGCCAGGCGGCGGATGCTGGAGAGGTATCGAGGGTCTTCCATCGCCTGAATACAGCCCAGGCCTCCCGGAACACAGAGCACGTCGCAGCGTTCCACAGATTCCAGATCAGCGAGCTTCGCGAAGGAAAGCCCTTGTGATGCCACGGGCACGCCGCCTACAGACGCGACAATCACGGTGATGTCGGGCACGATCGACAGGAACTGATGCGGTGCGGTGAAATCAAGCTGTGTGACCTCGTCATAGACGGGAATGACAACGGTGGTCATATGAGTTCTCCCTTGCGAATGGACCGGATTGAGGCCGATGGAGCGAATCATCGCTCCATCGGTTCTACGTGCTTGCTTGCTGGCGGCGGTGGCTACTTCTTATTGGCCGTCTCATCGATGACGTAGTCGAACTTGCCCGGCTGCACGATAAAGAAGAGGCAATCCGTCTCAGACAGGCACTCCGTTACGTGTGCCTCTTCGCCACGCTGGAACCAGTAGGAGCCCTTCGGCAACGGCTCGGCTTCGGCACCGACCGGATGATTGGAACCAACGCCCTCGACCACTACCGCGAAATAGTCTTCGGTGTGCGTATGGACCGGGCTCTTGAATCCGGCAGGCATGCGAACGAACGTGCCGTGACGACCGTTCTGCAAATCGCCGTACGCCGGGCCTGCACGCAATTCACCCTTCTCTGTCTTCACGCCTGTGTTGATGAAGGAGATCTCACTGGCTGGCACACTGACGGACGGACCTTCGTGGATAACGGGCTTGGATGTCGAATTCTCTGAGTTGCTCATGGACCTTCTCCTCTTTCAGAGTGATTGCTGGTTTGGGTGGACGGGATGTTGTTGCGCGGCTTTACTTGGCGCTCTGCTCGTCGTAGTTCGTCTTCAGCGGTGTCACGATCGAGTCGATGTCGGTCTGGAAGGTGTTGTTGAAGAGGTTCGTAGTGAAGCTGAACGCAGTTTCCGCAACGATGTCGATGATTTCTTCGTCCGTGAATCCCGCGGCACGAACGGCCGCGAAGTCGGCATCGGTGACGTGGCCACGGTTTTTCGCAACCCGGTAGGCGAACTGCACAGCCGCATCGGCTTTCGGATCGGTCGAGTGACCCGTACGGTTCAGTTCCATGTCCTCTGGCGACATCTTGTTGAACTTGCCGCCGACGTAGGTGTGCACCGAGAGGCAGTAATTGCAGCCGTTCACCTCGGCAGTCATGATGTGAATCCGCTCGCGGGTGTTATGGCCGAGGCTTTTGCCCAGGGTCGCGTGCATGTTGGCTTCGGCGCTCAGCACGTCCGGGGAACGGGCGATCAGGCTAAAAAAGTTGGGGGTGACTCCGAGGTTGCGCTCATAGCGTTCGAGGATCGGCTTGGTTGCTGCGGGGGCGGTTTCTTTGGTGGGAATTTCAATGCGGGCCATGTTGGTTTCTCCTTGGTATGGCGTCCTCACTGCGGCGCCGTGCTGATCTAGAAAGACTGTACCGAACAATCGGTACAACTGCAAGGCGAGGATATAGAAAAGAGACAATTCTGACATAGGCGTCCTGCGGTCGTGGAAGTCGTCGCATGGGCCGCGGGTAACG contains the following coding sequences:
- a CDS encoding TetR/AcrR family transcriptional regulator, whose translation is MPRPRSDDKRKRILNAATRVIVTQGLSAPTMGIAKEAGIANGSLFTYFETKSELFNQLYLELKQEMASVAMKDFPTEADLQEQFFHIWRNWGNWAVRSPEKRKALAQLTVSEEITSETRIAGHRLMSSIGELLERIRSAGPMRKVPMSFVIALMNSVADATMDQMIQDPKHAKTHCKNGVEALWRMLA
- a CDS encoding response regulator; the protein is MSSASFPYRILVVEDDPALREVARHMLESKGYEVLGAEDGFQGLAALKRSLPDVIISDLRMPNMNGFEFLSVVRRRFPSIPVIVISGEFTGLTVPESVLADAFFPKGQYKPQDLFAKIEDFLCELPTRPKVGKPQKAAVWVKNSNEAVVVTCTDCLRTFPVTSPPKGVNEVECDFCSCTIRFEIVGALLSPLDTSRIS
- a CDS encoding DJ-1/PfpI family protein, whose product is MTTVVIPVYDEVTQLDFTAPHQFLSIVPDITVIVASVGGVPVASQGLSFAKLADLESVERCDVLCVPGGLGCIQAMEDPRYLSSIRRLAQTAEYVTSVCSGSLILGRRVC
- a CDS encoding TetR/AcrR family transcriptional regulator codes for the protein MPAALDAKEKAEIVGRLFVVFQDRGYEGASLADLSQATGLGKSSLYHHFPRGKEQMAEAVLEQGRTFIQTAVADVAKSSEPLKTRVRKIVAALDQLYASGKNPCVLGRLAVSEIGPAGKKLAREIFANWTDAVAHLAREGGMTELKARQFAEDWISRVQGSLILHAATGDCKPFERAMNVLTDLTKPSK
- a CDS encoding DUF4437 domain-containing protein, whose amino-acid sequence is MSNSENSTSKPVIHEGPSVSVPASEISFINTGVKTEKGELRAGPAYGDLQNGRHGTFVRMPAGFKSPVHTHTEDYFAVVVEGVGSNHPVGAEAEPLPKGSYWFQRGEEAHVTECLSETDCLFFIVQPGKFDYVIDETANKK
- the gcvH gene encoding glycine cleavage system protein GcvH → MSYPANYRYTKSHQWVLLEGQTASVGTTEYAQDTLGDIKFVELPNVGQTVQPDTAFGSIESVKSVTDVFSPVSGEVAAINEALKTKPELLNQDANDTWIIKVAVKDATAGETLSAAEYEQFIAEESTT
- a CDS encoding aldo/keto reductase, encoding MRATGQAIARTTKLPSGDVLPILGQGTWHFGAIPGRRKDEIAALRTGLDLGMSLVDTAEMYGDGAAEELVGEAIAGRRGEVFLVSKVLPQNASRNGTVAACERSLSRLHTDRLDLYLLHWRSSYSLKETIEAFQALLQAGKIRCWGVSNFDVSDMEELAGLSGGSDVSTNQVLYNLTRRGIEFDLLPWCHQRTMPVMAYSPIEQGRMLGHPELQKVAERHSATPAQVALAWILRDKEVIAIPRAGEPSHVRENRGAVDLRLSEKDLEELDRAFPPPRRKVQLEML
- a CDS encoding SDR family oxidoreductase encodes the protein MKMSNNTVLITGGTSGIGYALAELFLKRGNTVLITGRTEENLAIARQSLPGVLTYRSDVGDPAAIRQLYADVAAAFPNINVLINNAGIGLKRNLNDTTVPLEDLNREIATNLTGPIQMIQQFLPLLKRQQTAAIVNVSSGLAFVPLAVKPIYCATKSAMHSYTQTLRVQLKNSSVKVIELAPPAVKTNFNKGQEELNSSSAMDVNKFAHESMRGLEKGRQEILPGLSRMARLLGRLAPQAVFMKAEAEQMVAEGERLSWSTR
- the uvrA gene encoding excinuclease ABC subunit UvrA, with protein sequence MSGDPSKGLVQVRGAREHNLRNVDLDIPRDALVVFTGVSGSGKSSLAFGTLYAEAQRRYLESVSPYARRLFHQLTVPAVDSINGLPPAVALQQQRGAPTTRSSVGSVTTLSNLLRMLYSRAGDYPSNQPLLYAESFSPNTPEGACPKCHGLGRIYEVTEQSMVPDPSLTIRERAIAAWPTAWGGQNQRDILVSLGYDVDKPWRELSGKDRDWILFTEDQPQVPVYPGFTPEETAKAVRRKLEPGYMGTFTSAKRHVFSTFSQTHSAMMKKRVSQFMVATDCPVCHGKRLRGESLSVKFAGHDIAEIASLPLKRLHSVLQPFAKSGGNAHQSNPEKTEVTKRITGELTERLLVLLDLGLGYLSLERSTPTLSPGELQRLRLATQLHSNLFGVVYVLDEPSAGLHPADTRALLDALDVLKKSGNSLFVVEHELEVIRRADWIVDVGPGAGEKGGQVLYSGPLPGLRHIGASETARHVFSAATTIPRMRQEPKGWLELKGITRNNLQNLEARFPIGVFTSVTGVSGSGKSTLVSQALVELVARDLGQNVPTEDEEADALEDRPAKATEGKIAGGLEHIRRLVVVDQKPIGRTPRSNMATYTGLFDHVRKLFASTKLARSRKYDAGRFSFNVAKGRCETCSGEGFVCVELLFLPSVYSPCPVCHGARFNQKTLEVRYREKNIADILGMTVETAAEFFADEPAISRSLQVLLDVGLGYLRLGQAATELSGGEAQRVKLATELQRIQRGQTLYILDEPTTGLHPSDVERLQRQLNQLVEAGNTVIVVEHDMQIVASSDWVIDVGPGAGDEGGRIVAEGPPEVVANAKGSKTAHYLHDHMKPNT
- a CDS encoding zinc-dependent alcohol dehydrogenase; translation: MKAVCWMGKEKMQVHDVPDPKILNPRDAIVRITSTCICGSDLHLYDGFIPTMEQGDIMGHEFMGEIVEVGSGISKEKLKVGDRVVVPFTIACGSCQPCNDQLWSCCDNSNPNAWIAEKMMGYSPSGLFGYTHMLGGYSGGQAQYARVPYADVGPLKIPEGIPDEKVVFLSDIFPTGYMGAENCNIRPGDTVAVWGCGPVAQFAIRSCFLLGAGRVIAIDRVPERLEMARAAGAETLNFDQDDVLDALHDMTGNRGPDACMDVVGLEASGHGAMYALDRAKQMARIETDRPTVLRQVIMACKKGGTISIPGVYGGFVDKIPMGAYMNKAITMKTGQTHMMRYMGPLLERIQRGEIDPSFVISHTLPLDRAPEAYRMFRDKLDRCTKIVLKPWEQTTAA
- a CDS encoding type 1 glutamine amidotransferase domain-containing protein, whose amino-acid sequence is MEKAGAIVELVSPQKLVKGGKIKAWNLVKWGDSFKIDVDLSGAKVCSYDGLHLPGGVINPDILRTDTDSVDFVRSFFEAGKPISSICHGPWMLIEADVVRGRTLTSWPSLKTDIRNAGANWVNEEVVEDRKLVTSRSPKDLRAFDKKIVDLFASVAGPAEGQQADG